In Pyrus communis chromosome 15, drPyrComm1.1, whole genome shotgun sequence, the genomic stretch ATCAAAAACAGGTAACTTCTTACCGTGAACGCTGTAATTACTGTTGGGAGGAAATTGATGATGCCGCTGGGTGTAAATATCAGTACTCAGTCAGTAATTAGGGACGGGGTATCAAAATTGGTCCTATTTGTTTCTGTAGAATAAGGAACAGAAGGAATTCTCCACAGCGTGTTCaactttttcattaactatggaTTTGTCAATGTTGGTAGTTGCCTTGCTCTTGCAGTGAAACATTGTTTTTGGAGAGATGCAAAATCTTGAGAAATGAATGCCTTTCATTGACATAGAGTTGTATAGAGTTTTAGAACGTATCTTAATAAAGCGTTGTTGGTGCAGCAGGGGATGAGAACCGGGATTCTGATTCGGAGGATATCAACCAGTTACTCTTTTCGGCTATAGTCTAAGGCAACTTCTTCAGTGAGGTTATTTGTTCATGTCTATTCTGATTACATTTGCTTTGAACATACATTTTATTGGAAGTATAGAAAAGAActtgttttcatttctttcaaaaaTACCATCTCGAAATCAATCTGTTCCGGATGTGTTCTCTTGTACATGAGAAGATTTTGCGTTAATACCTGATGTTGCATAGGTAGTCAGTATTATACACAGAATCGATGAGGACATGCAAAACTTCGTGCAACTGATGGAGGCAATGACAGTTTTACATTCCGGAAACTAAGATGAATAAGGTAAACTGGTAAAGGGTGATGTTTAAAAGAATTATGTAACTTTCATAACTTGAATGAAGAAGAATTGTTACAACATGAATAAGATGTTCCTACAATTTGTTAGCGGCTTTGACGATTGAAGCTTTCCAAGAGCAGGGATCTCTTTCAAGCAAAGCTGCTACTTGGAAACAGGAGGCTGTCCTAACCACTTGGCACGAAAGCCTGTTCCTTTACAGTCAGAACATCGCATTGATCCCTGGAGGAAAACGAGATAGCCGGGTTTTTGTTATACACTATTTATAGCAGAAAATGCAAATGCATATCGGAAATTGAAGACGATAGCAAGAATCACGAACAGGCTCCGTGAAGATTTGACTTACCTTTCCGGTACAAATAACACAAATTGTACTTTTCGAAGAGACTTGGCAGAGCATGTTATCGCCGAGAATAAAGAAGCCTGTTCCGGCACACCATTTGCATTCGATATGACCATTTGAGTTGCAAGAAGAACAAGCAATAGGCCTTGGTTGCTGCAAGTAGCGAAACATCGAAGATTTAGACAACAAACAAtggatttgtgtttgtgtggaTGGTCCAAGGATGTCGAACTCTAATCTGCGCGCATCAACCCTTCATAATGCAATCTTCCACATTCACTAACCACATAATACCAGATAAGGCCTAATTGGATTAGTAGTCCTGTCATCCGTGGTGATAAGGTAATCGGAAGATAGCCAATTAGGATTTAAACCCATGCTAAAGTCACTAGGATTTAAGCTGAAAATAGGTAGTCGGAAGATAGCCAATTGGGATTTAAACCCGTGGTGAAGTCCGTTAGGATTTAAGTTGATAACAATTAACGGGATGGCTTATGTGGTAACAATTAACGGAGAGTTGACAgaacttttaattttggacCCAAATCTTAACGGACTTCACAACAAGGTATAAAAATGTTTTTGCCATAGGAGCTATTTTTGAACTATTTTATGACCACGAgaactaataatccaattaggCCTACCAGATAAATAAACATCCATCTTTCAATACAATCTCATGCAGGCAACGAGTATTTCGGTTATAATTTGCGACAGTACCTTCTCGTAAACCAAACCAAATTCTACCCATATATTATCCTTCCATTGCACCAAAAACAGCTAAAATTCATCTTAAATGATATCCGcactcgtttttttttttttttttttcccttctctttTTTCATGGTCGTTGGATTGAGTAAATCAAACGAGAATTAAGctataaaacaaagaaaaaagtgtATAACCTACATTTCATCAAGTGCAATCCAAAATTTTCACTCCATTAGGGTTTTGGGCGAGACCTTAGTTATTGAATTTCAATCCAAATTCATAAAATATCATATtctaaataaaatcaaagacaATCAATCAGATTCGAATTACCATAGAGATTAACTCAGTTAATAAGAATTACCTTAGAGATTAACCATGCTTTTTCCATGCGATTAGCGAAATTAGATGAACCTTCATACGAATCCACAGCTGAAGCTCGCACGCCGCAAACCCTTCGGAGGGCCCTCGTGCTTGTACCGTAAGGTACAACAGCCCCGGCACGATTTAGAGCTCCCGAAGACGACACAAAACCGTCGTTTGGAATCGGTCTGGCCACAATCGACGGCCTGCAGGACACAGAGCTCGCCATTTTActcgtcttcttcttcaagttcgggaatctagagagagagagagagagaattttgaTTTTGCTTTTGTTTACGTGGCGGTGtttttaaccgttttattgtggaccaaaactaaccaaaattttccctccttttttttatGAAACAAGGTGTGCAGCCCACTTTCTTGAGTTGGTGTGTGGACTTTGAACCCGTATTTAGAATGGGTCGTAATCAAATTTACGTTTTCGAACTTAATTTGATTACGGCACATGTATTTACTTAGTACATAGATTatttcacaatatatatatatatatatatatatattaataaataCATGTATCGTAGTCAGTCTCATatatattgtttttcttttttcaaatcatgctgcaattaattttttttaatatcaaatattatcgatatattaattaatgtgtttttattGCCTAGATCGGAGATAATTGTACTATGAAACTGTTATGATCTGATTCTTAACTCATTAACATGTTCTCTTTTCAATTGTTATATCTATGGTTTCTTTATTAATCtcaatcttcttctttctgATAGTAATTATACTAAATATCTAATTACAAAGTGATTAAGAGCATTTGCTATTGCGTTGAATATCATTCGTATGAAAGGATCAATAACACTTGTATGAAAGGAATGAGGGTTTTCTTGAATAAATATTTGAACCTGGATTATATTtttccactttttttttcttgtggaTTCAAAGTTGTTGCCTAATACTAgccaataaacaaaaacaaattaattatgtGTGTATCGGCAAACACAATAATATGTTTTACTTATTTTCTGTGCCGTTTTTTTGGGAACCATTTCATGCGTACATTGAGAAAGAATATGATTCGCGTTCCCTTGTCTAATCAAACAAAATTATCAATATAATTTGGAATCCAACCTTACGAATTGCGTCGTTGGCCTAATTTAAAACTTTAGACGACACATATTGGTATCTATCTCTATTTGTGATGTCATTGACATTGAAGATTAAGATGGAG encodes the following:
- the LOC137718541 gene encoding protein PHOTOSYSTEM I ASSEMBLY 2, chloroplastic-like, whose protein sequence is MASSVSCRPSIVARPIPNDGFVSSSGALNRAGAVVPYGTSTRALRRVCGVRASAVDSYEGSSNFANRMEKAWLISKQPRPIACSSCNSNGHIECKWCAGTGFFILGDNMLCQVSSKSTICVICTGKGSMRCSDCKGTGFRAKWLGQPPVSK